A region of Malaciobacter marinus DNA encodes the following proteins:
- the napG gene encoding ferredoxin-type protein NapG — MNRREFFLNGARALGLTALGGLVWSAYVDEVTASSLLLRPPGALDENDFLKTCIKCGMCVEACPYDTLQLAKPGDNMPLGTPYFIPRDIPCYMCPDIPCVPVCPTDALNEKLVTTKNKLDINKASMGVAVIDDNSCIAFWGIQCDACYRACPLLGEAITIEYTKNERTGKHAFLKPVVHADVCTGCGLCEKACVTQKAAIFVLPNEVAKGKAGDYYIKGWDKNDEKRLEKATSETTKTKISERKAVDSLNDLGGILDD; from the coding sequence ATGAATAGAAGAGAGTTTTTTTTAAATGGTGCTAGAGCCTTAGGGCTTACAGCACTTGGAGGTTTAGTATGGAGTGCATATGTAGATGAAGTAACAGCATCATCACTTTTATTAAGACCCCCAGGAGCACTTGATGAAAATGATTTTCTTAAAACATGTATTAAGTGTGGGATGTGTGTTGAAGCATGTCCTTATGATACATTACAATTAGCAAAACCAGGAGATAACATGCCTTTAGGAACACCATATTTTATTCCTAGAGATATTCCATGTTATATGTGTCCTGATATACCATGTGTACCTGTATGTCCAACAGATGCATTAAATGAGAAACTAGTAACAACAAAAAATAAGCTTGATATAAATAAAGCTTCTATGGGTGTTGCTGTAATTGATGATAACAGTTGTATAGCTTTTTGGGGTATTCAATGTGATGCATGTTATAGAGCATGTCCACTTTTAGGTGAAGCAATTACTATTGAATATACTAAAAATGAAAGAACAGGGAAACACGCTTTTTTAAAACCAGTTGTTCATGCAGATGTATGCACAGGTTGTGGTTTATGTGAGAAAGCATGTGTTACTCAAAAAGCAGCAATTTTTGTATTGCCAAATGAGGTTGCAAAAGGGAAAGCTGGAGATTATTATATCAAAGGCTGGGATAAAAATGATGAAAAAAGATTAGAAAAAGCAACAAGCGAAACTACTAAGACAAAAATTAGTGAAAGAAAAGCAGTTGACTCTTTAAATGACTTAGGAGGGATTTTAGATGATTAA
- a CDS encoding PAS domain-containing protein translates to MQYKQSEFLIETIVPKDELIVSRTDLKGNITYANDTFTQISGYEVDELIGKPHNCVRHPDMPKKVFEELWSSLEKNQSWSGVIKNLRKDKGFYWVHAQINVVKKDGKIVEYKSIRTPISFKDKLKYQKLYDNIKKENNEKTRVVSYI, encoded by the coding sequence ATGCAATATAAGCAAAGTGAATTTCTAATAGAAACAATTGTTCCAAAAGATGAATTAATAGTTTCAAGAACTGATTTAAAAGGTAATATCACTTATGCCAATGATACTTTTACACAAATTAGTGGTTATGAAGTAGATGAACTTATAGGTAAACCTCATAATTGTGTAAGACATCCTGATATGCCTAAAAAAGTTTTTGAAGAGTTATGGAGTAGCTTAGAAAAAAATCAATCATGGAGTGGAGTTATAAAAAACCTACGAAAAGATAAAGGTTTTTATTGGGTTCATGCTCAAATAAATGTTGTAAAAAAAGATGGTAAAATTGTAGAATACAAATCAATAAGAACTCCAATATCATTTAAAGATAAATTAAAATACCAAAAATTATATGACAATATAAAAAAAGAAAACAATGAAAAAACAAGAGTTGTTTCATATATTTAA
- the nrfH gene encoding cytochrome c nitrite reductase small subunit: MEKNKKIVVYGTVLSLLIAASLFVYTVYASNMLSYLSSDPKACINCHTMNSAYATWQRSSHRNVAKCVDCHLPVGDVVAKYKSKAIDGWNHSVAFTLNTYENNIQISDDGASRVQANCIRCHTSESATLKLNADKYHSGKDGSLETGRKCWECHKYVPHGKVRSLISTPYNLGVKEKMK; this comes from the coding sequence ATGGAAAAGAACAAAAAAATTGTTGTTTATGGAACAGTTTTAAGTCTTCTCATTGCCGCTTCGCTTTTTGTTTACACAGTATATGCATCTAACATGTTGTCATATTTATCAAGTGATCCAAAGGCCTGTATTAATTGTCATACAATGAATTCAGCCTATGCAACTTGGCAAAGAAGTTCACATAGAAATGTGGCAAAATGTGTTGATTGCCATTTACCTGTTGGTGATGTTGTAGCTAAATACAAATCAAAAGCAATAGATGGATGGAATCATTCAGTTGCGTTCACATTAAACACTTATGAGAATAATATTCAAATAAGTGATGATGGAGCAAGCCGTGTACAAGCTAACTGTATTCGATGTCACACAAGTGAAAGTGCAACATTGAAGCTAAACGCTGACAAATATCATAGCGGTAAAGACGGAAGTTTAGAAACTGGTCGGAAATGTTGGGAGTGTCACAAATATGTGCCACATGGTAAAGTTCGTAGTTTAATATCTACTCCATATAATCTTGGAGTTAAAGAAAAAATGAAATAG
- a CDS encoding nitrate reductase cytochrome c-type subunit: MKLTSITLGIATAAVLFAAGCATSQKTVSEESLGLRKTDIYTEKSTIADKTKYSTSPAGAGMIYERAFENAPPMIPHDIEGMLPITINNNACTTCHTPGIAESMNATPIPKSHFTDFRPVTKLLKDGKIEKDGKVYTNTSDLKLADYKKLNSLAGARFNCSQCHAPQSDGQLVDNTFKADFKTENANKSSNLIDTMNEGVK; encoded by the coding sequence ATGAAGTTAACTAGTATAACTTTAGGTATAGCAACAGCAGCTGTATTATTTGCTGCTGGATGTGCAACAAGCCAAAAAACTGTTAGTGAAGAGTCGTTAGGTTTAAGAAAAACTGACATATATACAGAAAAATCAACAATAGCAGATAAAACAAAGTATTCAACTTCTCCTGCTGGAGCAGGAATGATATATGAAAGAGCATTTGAGAATGCTCCTCCAATGATTCCTCATGATATAGAGGGTATGTTACCAATTACTATTAATAATAATGCTTGTACAACTTGCCATACTCCTGGAATTGCAGAGTCAATGAATGCAACACCTATTCCAAAATCACATTTTACAGACTTTAGACCAGTGACAAAGCTTCTAAAAGATGGTAAAATTGAAAAAGATGGTAAAGTATATACAAATACAAGTGATTTAAAATTAGCTGATTATAAAAAGTTAAATAGTCTAGCTGGTGCAAGATTTAATTGTAGTCAATGTCATGCTCCACAATCAGATGGACAATTAGTTGATAATACTTTTAAAGCTGATTTTAAAACAGAAAATGCAAATAAGTCATCAAATTTAATTGACACTATGAATGAAGGTGTTAAATAA
- the nrfA gene encoding ammonia-forming cytochrome c nitrite reductase, with the protein MKKYKILLAISLIAIGLMSVLVASINEKKDEQKQINSVPQVEKRWETKNEEFRKYYPRQFDSWKQTKNSDDIHDMLKEYPELVVLWAGYGFAKDYNAPRGHFYAIEDNRNTLRTGAPVDEKTGPMPTACWTCKSPDVPRLMDEQGEEEYFTGKWAKYGSEVINPIGCMDCHNPKTMELQVNRKYLDRGLASEGTLQMKDATQQDMRTLVCAQCHVEYYFSKKKTASGKKAAVVTLPWKNGFTVDDMEKYYDEIEFSDWTHKISKTPMLKAQHPGYEMWKTGAHGRNNVSCADCHMPYTQEGGIKYTDHNIGNPLDNMSKTCMNCHRVSEEELLSNINKKRERKNELHKKAMVQISAAHLEAGKAWEVGATKEEMAPVLKDIRHAQWRWDYAVASHPAFFHAPEETLRVLATAIDKAGQARIKLAKILAKHGAADYKAPEYKTKEDAQKIIGLPFKKLVEDKKEFNKNLVPKWKKEAEKKGLYNPESTKEVEHKTSY; encoded by the coding sequence ATGAAAAAATACAAAATTCTTCTTGCTATTTCTTTAATAGCAATTGGACTAATGTCTGTCTTAGTTGCATCAATTAATGAAAAGAAAGATGAACAAAAACAGATTAATAGTGTTCCGCAAGTGGAAAAAAGATGGGAAACAAAAAACGAAGAGTTTAGAAAATACTATCCAAGACAGTTTGATTCTTGGAAACAAACTAAAAACTCTGATGATATTCACGATATGTTAAAAGAGTATCCTGAACTTGTAGTATTATGGGCTGGATATGGTTTTGCAAAAGACTATAATGCTCCAAGAGGACACTTTTATGCAATTGAAGATAACAGAAACACACTAAGAACAGGTGCGCCTGTTGATGAAAAAACAGGACCAATGCCAACTGCATGTTGGACTTGTAAATCACCAGATGTTCCAAGATTGATGGATGAACAAGGTGAAGAAGAGTACTTTACAGGCAAATGGGCAAAATATGGTTCTGAGGTTATAAATCCAATTGGATGTATGGATTGTCACAACCCTAAAACAATGGAGTTACAAGTAAATAGAAAGTATCTTGATAGAGGATTAGCAAGTGAAGGTACTTTACAAATGAAAGATGCTACTCAACAAGATATGAGAACATTAGTTTGTGCTCAATGTCACGTAGAGTACTACTTTAGTAAAAAGAAAACAGCTAGTGGTAAAAAAGCTGCAGTTGTTACACTACCATGGAAAAATGGTTTTACAGTTGATGATATGGAAAAATATTATGATGAAATTGAGTTCTCTGATTGGACACATAAAATTTCAAAAACTCCAATGTTAAAAGCTCAACACCCAGGATATGAAATGTGGAAAACAGGTGCCCATGGAAGAAATAATGTTTCTTGTGCAGATTGTCACATGCCATATACTCAAGAAGGTGGAATAAAATATACAGATCACAATATTGGAAATCCATTAGATAATATGAGTAAAACTTGTATGAATTGTCATAGAGTTAGTGAAGAAGAATTACTTTCTAATATCAATAAAAAAAGAGAAAGAAAAAATGAACTTCATAAAAAAGCTATGGTTCAAATCTCTGCTGCACACTTAGAAGCTGGTAAAGCTTGGGAAGTTGGAGCTACTAAAGAAGAGATGGCACCTGTATTAAAAGATATTAGACATGCTCAATGGAGATGGGATTATGCTGTTGCTTCACACCCTGCATTCTTCCACGCACCAGAAGAGACATTAAGAGTATTAGCAACTGCTATAGATAAAGCTGGACAAGCTAGAATAAAATTAGCTAAAATATTAGCTAAACATGGAGCTGCTGATTATAAAGCACCTGAGTATAAAACAAAAGAAGATGCTCAAAAAATTATTGGTCTTCCATTTAAGAAACTTGTTGAAGATAAAAAAGAATTCAACAAAAACTTAGTACCAAAATGGAAAAAAGAGGCTGAGAAAAAAGGTCTTTACAACCCAGAATCTACAAAAGAAGTAGAACATAAAACTTCTTATTAA
- a CDS encoding chaperone NapD, whose product MNISSIVVQTLPKYLDEVVKNLKDCEVCEYHIHDELGRIIVTIEGKNVEEELENLRVIENIPHVISADMQMAYSEEELNEHMEVLENSDVVPSMLNDETIKAEDIVYNGDLKKKNVQGFAKHFDKVGK is encoded by the coding sequence ATGAACATTTCAAGTATTGTTGTACAAACATTACCAAAATATTTAGATGAAGTTGTGAAAAATTTAAAAGATTGTGAAGTATGTGAGTATCATATACATGATGAACTTGGAAGAATTATTGTTACAATTGAGGGTAAAAATGTTGAAGAAGAACTTGAAAATTTAAGAGTGATTGAAAACATTCCCCATGTAATTAGTGCAGATATGCAAATGGCTTATAGTGAAGAAGAGTTAAATGAACATATGGAAGTTTTAGAAAATTCTGATGTTGTTCCAAGTATGCTAAATGATGAGACAATAAAAGCTGAAGATATTGTTTATAATGGTGATTTAAAAAAGAAGAATGTTCAAGGATTTGCTAAACATTTTGATAAAGTAGGAAAATAA
- a CDS encoding ferredoxin-type protein NapF: MKRREFFNSIKSKIKKEEEKQIIRPPYYKDKNLFLKECINCEGFCVLACEENIISINEDKTPIIDFSNGGCTYCDECANACPTEVLNIENKKNIDVNISINILKCLAWNQTMCFSCKDPCLDDAIDFVAMFRPEINNNCTSCGFCIKYCPVDAIEIGA, translated from the coding sequence ATGAAAAGAAGAGAATTTTTCAACTCAATAAAATCAAAAATTAAAAAAGAAGAAGAAAAACAGATAATAAGACCTCCTTATTATAAAGACAAAAATCTTTTTTTAAAAGAGTGTATAAATTGTGAGGGCTTTTGTGTTCTAGCTTGTGAAGAAAATATTATATCAATAAATGAAGATAAAACACCAATAATTGATTTTTCAAATGGTGGTTGTACTTATTGTGATGAGTGCGCAAATGCTTGTCCAACAGAAGTATTAAATATAGAAAACAAAAAAAATATTGATGTTAATATATCAATAAATATACTAAAATGTCTTGCATGGAATCAAACAATGTGTTTTTCATGTAAAGATCCTTGTTTAGATGATGCAATAGATTTTGTTGCTATGTTTAGACCTGAAATAAATAATAATTGTACTTCTTGTGGATTTTGCATTAAGTACTGTCCTGTTGATGCAATCGAAATAGGAGCATAA
- the napH gene encoding quinol dehydrogenase ferredoxin subunit NapH — translation MINLIKKSKFLIARRITQITIMFLYIAANIWGFNFLMGNLSSSKLLDTVPLSDPYAVLQMFTAGAVIASDVLIGAIIIFVFYMFIGGRAFCSWVCPVNMITDLSNYIRRKFGFNKILKRQPATRNIRYYVLVLSLILSFFMGYAAFEFVSPVSMVHRGLIFGLGFGWAAIVIIFLFDLFVLKNGWCGHICPIGGFYSLIGRFSLIRVHHNHENCTACMKCKEVCPESQVLFMVTKDSIPVTSGECTNCGRCVEVCDDDALNFSIKNLKKETK, via the coding sequence ATGATTAATTTAATCAAAAAAAGTAAATTCCTAATAGCAAGAAGAATCACTCAAATTACTATTATGTTTTTGTATATCGCAGCTAATATTTGGGGCTTTAACTTTCTTATGGGAAACCTTAGTTCATCAAAACTTTTAGACACAGTTCCTTTAAGTGACCCTTATGCAGTACTTCAGATGTTTACAGCTGGTGCAGTAATAGCAAGTGATGTTTTAATAGGAGCTATTATTATATTTGTATTTTATATGTTTATTGGTGGAAGAGCATTTTGTTCTTGGGTTTGTCCTGTAAATATGATTACTGATTTAAGTAACTATATTAGAAGAAAATTTGGATTTAATAAAATTTTAAAAAGACAACCTGCAACAAGAAACATAAGATATTATGTATTAGTTTTAAGTTTGATACTCTCATTTTTTATGGGATATGCAGCATTTGAATTTGTTTCTCCTGTATCAATGGTACATAGAGGTTTAATATTTGGATTAGGATTTGGTTGGGCAGCTATTGTAATTATATTTTTATTTGATCTTTTTGTATTAAAAAATGGCTGGTGTGGTCATATATGTCCAATTGGGGGTTTTTACTCACTTATTGGAAGATTTAGTTTAATAAGAGTTCATCACAATCATGAAAACTGTACAGCATGCATGAAATGTAAAGAAGTTTGTCCTGAATCACAAGTACTATTTATGGTAACAAAAGATTCAATTCCTGTAACATCAGGAGAATGTACAAACTGTGGAAGATGTGTAGAAGTATGTGATGATGATGCTCTTAACTTTTCAATAAAAAATTTAAAAAAGGAAACAAAATGA
- the ccsA gene encoding cytochrome c biogenesis protein CcsA has product MKKTLKNFFSIEVMTVLMLFFALACAVATFVENDFGPLGAKSFIYGQTWFEAIMLLLTIGVIFNIYWFKMYQKKKFFILLIHISFIFIFVGSALTRYLGYEAIMTIDEGREQNIIYTTDEYIQIKATNKNNELNFEKKVLMTKLNQTDFSHTFDLKNKDIKVKFDKFVPNAIEAIVDDKDGIPMVNIVVSTFNGVKSIDLKNSEVKKTQFLDFSLNKEFKNYKKPLVTINTKDNGQILYKANISTAWYSIENKKDGVIDANKEIILGQSRVYKVGQTQFMIKQASSKGALKVVSASKNQVKKDAQVNAVLVDLITNNSSKKVALYGKGGSNRGYITKTTFQGLDFELQWGAKPITLPFSIKLLDFQLNRYPGSNSPSTYLSDIEIVDKDLKENKFYRIYMNNTLDYKGYRFFQSSYKQDESATILSVNKDPGKTPTYIGYFLLFTGLFLNLFSKNGRFRKLSNKKFNIEDIKKSYYLKNGFKSALFVLFMLFSFNTPTFAKNSINEEIINSIKNIDKIHSDYFGSFLIQDYQGRIKPVNSLAIEIVNKIARKDKIFNLDENQFFLSMMLYPKVWQNIEFIKIKNDKLKEILKIDKNKKAISFNDIYTKDGKYKLQNILENANAKKPISRTKLDKELIKVDERLNIAYSLFIGDFFKAFPIAYDKKNRWIAPSIALRVLDNTSDISMSKEQAIKIKELMQDYFITLKKANENNLSWNKVNEKLQNIKKFQKKYATHIIPTQWKIKAELMFNKYNIFERLTPYYLILGLTLLITVFINIFKQNLNISKLTKIVLIFLILGFVVHTFGLALRWYVAGHAPWSNGYESMIYIAWAIILSGIFFSKQSNLALATTGILSAITLFVAHLSWMEPQITTLAPVLKSYWLTIHVSVITASYGFLGLSALLGFIALILFALINKNKENENFFSILLSIKEANRINEMSLIIGLVLLVIGNFLGGIWANESWGRYWGWDPKETWTLVSILIYAVIIHLRYIKGILTEFLFAVLTLVSYASIIMTYFGVNYYLSGKHSYAAGDPVPIPSFVPISAIIILIIILLAFRNKKSL; this is encoded by the coding sequence ATGAAAAAAACCCTTAAAAATTTTTTTAGTATAGAAGTTATGACTGTACTTATGCTATTTTTTGCTCTTGCATGTGCAGTTGCTACTTTTGTAGAAAATGACTTTGGACCTCTTGGAGCAAAATCATTTATATATGGACAAACTTGGTTTGAAGCAATAATGCTTTTATTAACTATTGGTGTTATCTTTAATATTTATTGGTTCAAAATGTATCAAAAAAAGAAATTTTTCATTCTTTTAATTCATATATCTTTTATATTTATATTTGTAGGTTCTGCACTTACTAGATATTTGGGATATGAAGCAATTATGACAATTGATGAGGGAAGAGAACAAAATATTATTTATACTACAGATGAATATATTCAAATAAAAGCTACTAATAAAAACAATGAACTAAATTTTGAAAAAAAAGTTTTAATGACAAAACTTAATCAAACTGATTTTTCACATACTTTTGATTTAAAAAATAAAGATATCAAAGTTAAATTTGACAAGTTTGTACCAAATGCTATTGAAGCAATTGTTGATGATAAAGATGGAATTCCAATGGTAAATATAGTTGTATCAACATTTAATGGAGTAAAAAGTATTGATTTAAAAAATAGTGAAGTAAAAAAAACACAATTTTTAGATTTCTCATTAAATAAAGAGTTTAAAAATTATAAAAAACCACTTGTTACAATAAATACAAAAGATAATGGACAAATTTTATATAAAGCAAATATCTCTACTGCTTGGTACTCAATTGAAAATAAAAAAGATGGAGTAATAGACGCAAATAAAGAGATTATTTTAGGGCAATCAAGAGTTTATAAAGTTGGACAAACACAATTTATGATTAAACAAGCAAGTTCAAAAGGTGCTTTAAAAGTTGTAAGTGCTTCTAAAAATCAAGTAAAAAAAGATGCTCAAGTAAATGCTGTTTTAGTTGATTTAATAACAAATAATAGTAGTAAAAAAGTAGCTTTATATGGAAAAGGTGGTTCAAATAGAGGTTATATTACTAAAACTACTTTTCAAGGGCTTGACTTTGAACTACAATGGGGTGCTAAACCTATTACCTTACCTTTTAGTATAAAACTATTGGATTTTCAATTAAATAGATATCCAGGGTCAAACTCACCATCAACATACTTAAGTGATATTGAAATAGTTGATAAAGATTTAAAAGAGAATAAATTTTATAGAATATATATGAATAATACATTAGATTATAAAGGTTACAGATTTTTTCAATCTTCATACAAACAAGATGAAAGCGCTACAATCTTATCAGTAAATAAAGACCCAGGGAAAACTCCAACATATATTGGCTACTTTTTACTTTTTACAGGTCTATTTTTAAATCTTTTTAGTAAGAATGGAAGATTTAGAAAATTAAGCAACAAAAAATTTAATATTGAAGATATTAAAAAAAGCTATTATTTAAAAAATGGTTTTAAATCAGCACTTTTTGTACTTTTTATGTTATTTTCTTTTAATACTCCAACATTTGCAAAAAACTCAATCAATGAAGAGATAATTAATAGTATTAAAAATATAGATAAAATACACTCAGACTATTTTGGAAGTTTTTTGATTCAAGATTATCAAGGAAGAATAAAGCCTGTTAATTCATTAGCTATTGAAATAGTAAACAAAATTGCAAGAAAAGATAAGATATTTAATCTTGATGAAAACCAATTTTTCTTAAGCATGATGCTATATCCAAAAGTTTGGCAAAATATAGAGTTTATAAAAATAAAAAATGATAAATTAAAAGAGATTTTAAAAATTGACAAAAATAAAAAAGCTATAAGTTTTAATGATATATATACAAAAGATGGGAAATATAAGTTACAAAATATTTTAGAAAATGCAAATGCAAAAAAACCCATAAGTAGAACAAAACTTGACAAAGAGTTAATCAAAGTTGATGAAAGATTAAATATTGCATACTCACTATTTATTGGGGATTTTTTCAAAGCCTTTCCAATAGCATATGATAAAAAAAACAGATGGATTGCTCCTTCTATTGCACTAAGAGTTTTAGATAATACTTCAGATATTAGTATGTCAAAAGAGCAAGCTATAAAAATAAAAGAGCTTATGCAAGACTACTTTATTACATTAAAAAAAGCAAATGAAAATAATCTTTCTTGGAATAAAGTTAATGAAAAACTACAAAATATAAAAAAGTTTCAAAAGAAATATGCAACACATATAATACCAACACAATGGAAAATAAAAGCAGAACTAATGTTTAATAAATATAATATATTTGAAAGATTGACTCCTTATTATTTAATCTTAGGTCTTACTCTTTTAATAACTGTTTTTATAAATATATTTAAACAAAACCTTAATATTAGTAAACTTACAAAAATAGTTTTAATATTTCTTATTTTAGGCTTTGTAGTTCATACTTTTGGACTTGCACTTAGATGGTATGTTGCAGGTCATGCACCATGGTCAAATGGTTATGAATCTATGATTTATATTGCATGGGCAATAATATTATCAGGAATATTCTTTTCAAAACAATCAAATCTTGCATTAGCTACGACAGGAATATTAAGTGCAATTACACTATTTGTTGCACACTTAAGTTGGATGGAACCACAAATCACGACTTTAGCACCTGTATTAAAGTCATATTGGCTGACTATTCATGTTAGTGTGATTACTGCAAGTTATGGCTTTTTAGGATTAAGTGCTTTACTTGGATTTATAGCTTTAATTCTTTTTGCTTTAATAAATAAAAATAAAGAGAATGAAAATTTCTTTTCTATTCTTTTAAGTATAAAAGAAGCAAATAGAATAAATGAAATGTCTTTAATTATAGGTTTAGTTTTATTAGTAATAGGAAACTTTTTAGGAGGTATTTGGGCAAATGAATCTTGGGGGAGATATTGGGGTTGGGATCCAAAAGAGACTTGGACTTTAGTATCTATTTTAATTTATGCTGTAATCATTCATCTACGGTATATAAAAGGTATTTTAACAGAGTTTTTATTTGCTGTATTAACACTTGTAAGTTATGCTTCAATTATTATGACATATTTTGGAGTAAACTACTATTTAAGTGGAAAGCACTCTTATGCAGCAGGTGATCCTGTACCTATTCCTTCATTTGTTCCTATAAGTGCTATTATAATTTTAATAATCATATTATTAGCTTTTAGAAACAAAAAATCACTATAA